Proteins co-encoded in one Sandaracinaceae bacterium genomic window:
- a CDS encoding ATP-binding protein translates to MSIDAIQRFYESGRPEALMHAVATQLAGDNPSGYVLHTDEPLFDPLGFLRSLGVHVDRVEAPHPLFTYHWSRPLWRPGQDEPTHVRSEDALRPALASGRFRFTWEGERFDFVGLIVPMVVRDRNERWLSAPSQEAAERFFDAVCAHHAEIRAEILVYKNGCWQKDAALYAEVRRSSLDDLVLPDGMVSRVRDDFRRFLDSQAFYAQHRIPYKRGALFLGPPGNGKTLCIKGLIGELDVPCLYVQSFVAPHVPMQQCIGEVFARARRSTPCLLVLEDLDSLVTGEALSFFLNELDGFAANEGLITLASTNHAERLDPALLHRPSRFDRKYHFGLPGPSEREAYVARWSEALAAPMQLDVATQEKLVAHTDGFSYAYLKELFLGALMRWSADPEQAFVDVALDEARELAAQRESVTSP, encoded by the coding sequence ATGTCCATCGATGCCATCCAGCGATTCTACGAGAGCGGGCGCCCCGAGGCGCTCATGCACGCCGTCGCCACGCAGCTCGCCGGTGACAACCCGAGCGGCTACGTGCTGCACACCGACGAGCCGCTCTTCGACCCGCTCGGGTTCCTGCGAAGCCTCGGCGTCCACGTCGATCGAGTCGAGGCGCCCCACCCCCTGTTCACTTACCACTGGTCACGCCCGCTCTGGCGCCCCGGGCAGGACGAGCCGACGCACGTGCGCAGCGAGGACGCGCTGAGACCCGCCCTCGCCTCCGGGCGGTTCCGCTTCACGTGGGAGGGCGAGCGCTTCGACTTCGTCGGCCTCATCGTGCCGATGGTCGTCCGCGACCGGAACGAGCGCTGGCTGTCCGCCCCGAGCCAGGAGGCCGCGGAGCGCTTCTTCGACGCCGTGTGCGCTCACCACGCGGAGATCCGGGCGGAGATCCTCGTCTACAAGAACGGCTGCTGGCAGAAGGACGCGGCGCTCTACGCGGAGGTCCGCCGCAGCTCATTGGACGACCTCGTGTTGCCCGACGGCATGGTCTCCCGGGTCCGGGACGACTTCCGCCGCTTCCTCGACTCGCAGGCCTTCTACGCGCAGCACCGCATCCCGTACAAGCGCGGCGCGCTCTTCCTCGGCCCGCCCGGCAACGGCAAGACTCTGTGCATCAAGGGGCTCATCGGAGAGCTGGATGTGCCGTGCCTCTACGTGCAGAGCTTCGTCGCGCCGCACGTCCCGATGCAGCAGTGCATCGGCGAGGTCTTCGCGCGCGCGCGACGCAGCACGCCGTGCCTCCTCGTGCTCGAGGACCTCGACAGCCTCGTCACGGGCGAGGCGCTCTCGTTCTTCCTGAACGAGCTGGATGGGTTCGCCGCGAACGAAGGGCTGATCACCCTCGCGAGCACCAACCACGCCGAGCGTCTCGATCCGGCGCTCTTGCACCGACCCAGCCGCTTCGACCGCAAGTATCACTTCGGGCTGCCCGGGCCGAGCGAGCGCGAGGCGTACGTGGCGCGCTGGAGCGAGGCGCTCGCGGCGCCGATGCAGCTCGACGTGGCCACGCAGGAGAAGCTCGTCGCGCACACCGACGGCTTCTCTTACGCGTACCTGAAGGAGCTGTTCCTCGGCGCGCTGATGCGCTGGTCCGCCGACCCGGAGCAGGCGTTCGTCGACGTCGCGCTGGACGAAGCCCGGGAGCTCGCCGCCCAGCGCGAGAGCGTCACTTCCCCGTGA
- a CDS encoding RidA family protein, with protein sequence MERETIHTDDAPAAIGPYVQAVKANGLVFCSGQIALDPKSGEIVGAGDVAAQTEQVMKNLEAVLTAAGSSFAQVVKTTIFLTDLGDFQTVNAIYASRFEGVSPPARACVEVSALPKGVQVEIEMTALHA encoded by the coding sequence ATGGAACGAGAGACCATCCACACCGACGACGCCCCGGCGGCGATCGGTCCCTACGTGCAGGCCGTCAAGGCCAACGGGCTCGTGTTCTGCTCCGGGCAGATCGCGCTCGACCCCAAGAGCGGCGAGATCGTCGGCGCGGGCGACGTGGCCGCGCAGACCGAGCAGGTGATGAAGAACCTCGAGGCGGTGCTGACCGCCGCGGGGAGCTCCTTCGCCCAGGTGGTCAAGACGACCATCTTTCTCACCGACCTCGGTGACTTCCAGACGGTCAACGCCATCTACGCGTCTCGCTTCGAGGGCGTCTCTCCGCCCGCGCGCGCCTGCGTCGAGGTGTCCGCGCTGCCGAAGGGCGTCCAGGTCGAGATCGAGATGACCGCGCTCCACGCGTGA
- a CDS encoding OmpA family protein produces the protein MTKKTLFTALTALALCACDEPEPLVLGSSGESLAEIEEAAPAEVSRLPYQQPPEEELAEPDVVRPAMSIEGRGMEVTCRRATVFFPTDEATLDEDDRSALDALARCLRGTPDSEHVTIVGGADPRASEAYNEQLARQRAEAVASHLRESGVREGSFEIRPVGEDGAIEGMPVLWPLQRHGVARVEDPAR, from the coding sequence GTGACGAAGAAGACCCTGTTCACCGCCCTGACCGCGCTCGCCCTGTGCGCCTGTGACGAGCCCGAGCCCCTCGTGTTGGGCTCGAGCGGCGAGTCGCTCGCGGAGATCGAAGAAGCCGCCCCCGCCGAGGTGTCGCGCCTGCCCTATCAGCAGCCCCCCGAAGAGGAGCTGGCCGAGCCGGACGTCGTGCGGCCCGCGATGTCGATCGAGGGGCGCGGGATGGAGGTGACCTGTCGGCGGGCGACCGTGTTCTTCCCCACCGACGAGGCGACCCTCGACGAGGATGACCGCTCGGCCCTGGACGCGCTCGCCAGGTGCCTGCGCGGCACGCCCGACTCCGAGCACGTGACCATCGTCGGCGGCGCGGACCCGCGCGCGAGCGAGGCGTACAACGAGCAGCTCGCCCGTCAGCGGGCGGAGGCGGTCGCCTCGCACCTCCGCGAGAGCGGCGTGCGCGAGGGCAGCTTCGAGATCCGACCCGTGGGCGAAGACGGCGCGATCGAGGGCATGCCCGTGCTCTGGCCGCTGCAGCGCCACGGCGTCGCGCGCGTCGAGGACCCGGCGCGCTGA
- a CDS encoding adenylosuccinate synthase, with the protein MTTLVIVGAQWGDEGKGKIVDRLAEEADAVVRFGGGANAGHTLVVGGEKVVFHLVPSGALHARPRCILGPGMVIDPQVLVKELDVMRGRGLLTEDRVLVSERAHLVTGAHFLVDGLREQGPNAIGTTKRGIGPCYQDRAARRGVRVADLAHPDELRAKVAGLIEAWRPTIEALGGEPPSAVQVADAVLGCADAILPYVGDTTDALHRLRDAGKRILLEGAQGTMLDLDHGTYPFVTSSSVTAGGACTGSGLGPTHIDRVLGISKAYTTRVGDGPFPTEMHGEDGEALRQAGGEFGATTGRPRRCGWLDIPVLRHAARVNGLSELAFTKLDVLSGMETLKLCVAYELDGERVDAPPSVGLERVTPIYEELPGWSEDVTAARSVEALPAKARAYVERVEQLVGIPASILSVGPDRAETIERLDPWR; encoded by the coding sequence ATGACCACGCTGGTGATCGTCGGCGCCCAATGGGGTGACGAGGGCAAGGGCAAGATCGTCGATCGACTCGCCGAGGAGGCCGACGCCGTCGTGCGCTTCGGCGGCGGCGCGAACGCGGGACACACCCTGGTGGTCGGCGGCGAGAAGGTGGTCTTCCACCTCGTCCCGTCCGGCGCGCTGCACGCCCGCCCTCGCTGCATCCTCGGGCCGGGCATGGTCATCGATCCCCAGGTCCTGGTGAAGGAGCTGGACGTGATGCGCGGCCGCGGGCTGCTCACCGAAGACCGCGTCCTGGTCAGCGAGCGCGCCCACCTGGTGACCGGCGCGCACTTCCTCGTCGATGGCCTCCGCGAGCAGGGTCCGAACGCGATCGGCACGACGAAGCGCGGCATCGGCCCCTGCTATCAGGATCGGGCCGCGCGCCGCGGCGTGCGCGTCGCCGACCTGGCCCACCCGGACGAGCTCCGCGCGAAGGTCGCCGGGCTCATCGAGGCGTGGCGCCCCACCATCGAGGCCCTCGGCGGCGAGCCCCCGAGCGCGGTGCAGGTCGCGGACGCGGTGCTCGGCTGCGCCGACGCGATCCTCCCGTACGTGGGCGACACCACGGACGCGCTCCACCGCCTGCGCGACGCCGGGAAACGAATCTTGCTCGAGGGTGCGCAGGGCACGATGCTCGATCTCGACCACGGCACCTACCCGTTCGTGACCAGCTCGAGCGTGACCGCCGGCGGCGCGTGCACGGGCAGCGGCCTCGGCCCCACGCACATCGACCGCGTGCTCGGCATCAGCAAGGCCTACACCACGCGCGTGGGCGACGGGCCCTTCCCCACCGAGATGCACGGCGAGGACGGCGAGGCGCTGAGGCAGGCCGGCGGCGAGTTCGGCGCCACGACGGGCCGCCCCCGCCGCTGCGGCTGGCTGGACATCCCGGTCCTGCGGCACGCCGCGCGCGTCAACGGGCTGAGCGAGCTCGCCTTCACCAAGCTCGACGTGCTCAGCGGCATGGAGACCCTGAAGCTCTGCGTGGCGTACGAGCTGGACGGCGAGCGCGTCGACGCCCCGCCCTCGGTCGGCCTGGAGCGCGTGACGCCGATCTACGAAGAGCTGCCCGGGTGGTCCGAGGACGTCACGGCCGCGCGGAGCGTGGAGGCGCTGCCCGCGAAGGCGCGCGCCTACGTCGAGCGCGTCGAGCAGCTCGTCGGCATCCCCGCGTCGATCCTCAGCGTCGGTCCGGACCGCGCCGAGACGATCGAGCGGCTCGATCCCTGGCGCTGA
- the hisZ gene encoding ATP phosphoribosyltransferase regulatory subunit, giving the protein MTFPLAPPAGMRDLLPPEATARSQLASRLTDLFDAWGYQLVTTPPFEHAEVIERGLDTLDRRDLLRFVDPDTGEVALLRPDITPQIARIVATQLADRPAPWRLSYAGSLIRQRRGRARKARQIAQAGVELIGQDDGDADVEVITLAARSLEATGLDDFQIELSLVTLTRAALAELPEEAREDVEAALIRKDGAGLHAALSAAKAGREARRKLEGAVQLHGDVGVLREARKVFRSEGARRSLKDLAALIRRLDAAGLGARLSLDLGEVRGASYYTGPSFTLLARGPGEPVGAGGRYDGLLARFGAAQPATGFGIDLANLEWALSEVGRRPDVARRARFVVAGGKGSDRDRVAEKLRGADASAATLGTRGKRAALDYARRWGYDAAVFCGKEPVAVRVRDGAERAARGWTRLARWAHGSEA; this is encoded by the coding sequence ATGACCTTCCCCCTCGCTCCGCCGGCGGGCATGCGCGACCTGCTGCCTCCCGAGGCGACGGCTCGGTCGCAGCTCGCGTCTCGCCTCACCGATCTCTTCGACGCGTGGGGCTATCAGCTCGTCACGACGCCGCCGTTCGAGCACGCGGAGGTGATCGAGCGCGGGCTCGACACCCTCGATCGACGAGACCTGCTGCGCTTCGTCGATCCGGACACGGGCGAGGTGGCGCTCCTCCGCCCCGACATCACGCCGCAGATCGCGCGCATCGTCGCCACCCAGCTCGCCGACCGTCCGGCGCCGTGGCGGCTGTCCTACGCGGGGTCGCTCATCCGTCAGCGGCGCGGGCGGGCTCGCAAGGCGCGCCAGATCGCGCAGGCCGGCGTGGAGCTGATCGGACAGGACGACGGCGACGCGGACGTCGAGGTCATCACGCTCGCGGCGCGCTCGCTCGAAGCGACCGGGCTCGACGACTTCCAGATCGAGCTGTCGCTTGTGACGCTGACCCGCGCCGCGCTGGCCGAGCTGCCCGAGGAGGCCCGCGAGGACGTCGAGGCGGCCCTCATCCGCAAGGACGGCGCGGGGCTGCACGCGGCGCTGAGCGCGGCGAAGGCCGGCCGCGAGGCGCGACGCAAGCTCGAGGGCGCGGTCCAGCTCCACGGGGACGTCGGCGTGCTGCGGGAGGCGCGCAAGGTGTTCCGCTCGGAGGGCGCCCGCCGCTCGCTGAAGGATCTCGCGGCGCTCATCCGTCGCCTCGACGCGGCCGGGCTCGGCGCGCGGCTGTCCCTCGATCTCGGCGAGGTGCGGGGCGCCAGCTACTACACCGGGCCGAGCTTCACCCTGCTCGCGCGCGGGCCCGGGGAGCCGGTCGGCGCGGGCGGGCGGTACGATGGCCTGCTCGCGCGCTTCGGCGCCGCGCAGCCCGCCACCGGGTTCGGCATCGACCTCGCGAACCTCGAGTGGGCGCTGAGCGAGGTCGGGCGGCGGCCGGACGTGGCGAGGCGCGCGCGCTTCGTGGTGGCCGGCGGCAAGGGCTCCGACCGCGACCGCGTGGCCGAGAAGCTGCGGGGGGCAGACGCCAGCGCGGCGACGCTGGGGACCCGCGGCAAGCGGGCCGCGCTCGACTATGCGCGCCGGTGGGGCTACGACGCCGCGGTGTTCTGCGGAAAAGAGCCGGTGGCGGTGCGGGTCCGGGACGGCGCGGAGCGCGCGGCCCGCGGATGGACGCGCCTCGCCCGCTGGGCGCACGGGAGCGAAGCATGA
- a CDS encoding serine/threonine-protein kinase: MRPSHPPGPPPAPPPNTRFASYRLLQRLAVGGMAEVFQAVEPRAAGDDRVVVVKRMLPHIAAEPGAERMFGEEARLAALVEHPNVVRVLASGSAEGQPFLALELVPGLDLSRFQRWRRTEREPLDPALALFIVTELLAGLHAVHEATDAAGAPLGIVHGDVSPSNVLLSETGDVKLADFGIAEARLRSRFPQAAAAGRTKGKLGYLSPEQVRGEASDRRSDVFAAAIVAAELLIDEPLFARGSELAILLAVRNADVRALDQKADTLPTGFVDALRRGLARKPEDRFESAAAMRKALLSLAESPPVAMRAQLGTLIALATGGARATLPDGVEASEDEVTREPPLDDYVIVRADGTERGSITFAQLVEGLTTGELGPTDWVRIGGTPARKLGDVPELAGHLPAADAEAAASDTRSIAGGGLVDALARSAAARATGVWICRRREVRKEVYLLDGIPEFVSSNVPRELLGEFLVARGTLERSELDMALAVLPRFDGRLGDTLAALGLIEPVQLFGHISEQVKEKLLELFTWSDGEAEFHDGVEPPDRYFPLGLDPWRVLSAGIDRRLELGLEEESFALHMLDDLTRTRAAPPDGLPRDVERVLTLARTPMPLSELVQAFEGDLSRDVHRPYRAVRLALALGLVAWA, translated from the coding sequence GTGCGACCGAGCCACCCGCCCGGGCCGCCTCCGGCGCCACCCCCGAACACTCGCTTCGCGAGCTACCGGCTGCTTCAGCGCCTCGCGGTGGGCGGCATGGCGGAGGTGTTTCAAGCCGTCGAGCCCCGCGCCGCCGGGGACGACCGGGTGGTGGTGGTCAAGCGCATGCTCCCCCACATCGCGGCGGAGCCCGGGGCGGAGCGCATGTTCGGGGAGGAGGCGCGGCTGGCGGCGCTGGTCGAGCACCCCAACGTGGTGCGCGTGCTCGCGTCGGGCTCGGCGGAGGGGCAGCCCTTCCTCGCCCTGGAGCTCGTGCCCGGGCTGGATCTCTCGCGCTTCCAGCGCTGGCGAAGGACGGAGCGCGAGCCGCTCGATCCGGCGCTGGCCCTCTTCATCGTCACGGAGCTGCTCGCCGGCCTCCACGCGGTGCACGAAGCGACCGACGCCGCGGGGGCGCCCCTCGGCATCGTGCACGGCGACGTCTCGCCTTCGAACGTGCTGCTGTCGGAGACCGGCGACGTGAAGCTCGCCGACTTCGGCATCGCGGAGGCGCGGCTCCGCTCGCGCTTCCCGCAGGCCGCGGCCGCGGGGCGGACGAAGGGCAAGCTCGGGTATCTCTCGCCCGAGCAGGTGCGGGGCGAGGCGAGCGATCGGCGCAGCGACGTCTTCGCGGCCGCCATCGTCGCGGCCGAGCTGCTGATCGACGAGCCGCTCTTCGCGCGGGGCAGCGAGCTGGCGATCCTGCTCGCGGTCCGGAACGCCGACGTCCGGGCGCTCGACCAGAAGGCGGACACGCTGCCCACCGGCTTCGTCGACGCGCTCCGGCGGGGGCTGGCGCGAAAGCCGGAGGACCGGTTCGAGAGCGCCGCCGCCATGCGCAAGGCGCTCCTGTCGCTCGCGGAGTCTCCGCCGGTCGCGATGCGCGCCCAGCTCGGCACGCTGATCGCGCTCGCCACGGGCGGGGCGCGGGCCACCCTGCCCGACGGGGTCGAGGCGTCCGAAGACGAGGTCACCCGCGAGCCGCCCCTCGACGACTACGTGATCGTGCGCGCGGACGGCACCGAGCGGGGCTCGATCACGTTCGCGCAGCTCGTGGAGGGGCTGACCACGGGCGAGCTCGGGCCGACCGACTGGGTGCGCATCGGCGGCACCCCCGCGCGCAAGCTCGGCGACGTGCCCGAGCTGGCCGGGCACTTGCCCGCCGCGGACGCCGAGGCGGCGGCGAGCGACACGCGGAGCATCGCCGGGGGCGGGCTCGTGGACGCGCTGGCCCGCTCGGCGGCGGCGCGGGCGACCGGCGTGTGGATCTGCCGCCGGCGCGAAGTGCGGAAGGAGGTCTATCTCCTCGACGGCATCCCCGAGTTCGTCAGCTCCAACGTGCCGCGAGAGCTGCTCGGGGAGTTCCTGGTCGCGCGCGGGACCCTCGAGCGCAGCGAGCTGGACATGGCCCTGGCCGTCCTGCCTCGCTTCGACGGGCGGCTCGGGGACACCCTCGCCGCGCTGGGGCTGATCGAGCCGGTCCAGCTCTTCGGGCACATCTCCGAGCAGGTGAAGGAGAAGCTGCTGGAGCTGTTCACGTGGAGCGACGGGGAGGCCGAGTTCCACGACGGCGTGGAGCCGCCGGATCGCTACTTCCCGCTCGGCCTCGACCCGTGGCGCGTCCTCAGCGCGGGGATCGATCGGCGCCTGGAGCTCGGGCTCGAGGAGGAGAGCTTCGCGCTCCACATGCTCGACGATCTGACCCGGACCCGCGCCGCGCCGCCCGACGGCCTCCCGCGCGACGTGGAGCGCGTCTTGACCCTGGCTCGCACGCCGATGCCCCTGTCGGAGCTGGTCCAGGCGTTCGAAGGCGACCTCAGCCGCGACGTGCATCGGCCCTATCGCGCGGTCCGGCTCGCGTTGGCCCTCGGGCTCGTCGCCTGGGCGTAG
- a CDS encoding O-methyltransferase — translation MADPRSREGARYGTPEVVAWLDGLHARHDTPLSEAFEADTRHGLPSIQVAPSEGALLGLMARLTGAKRAVEVGTLAGYSAIHMARGMGEGGRLWTLENDPKHAEVARANLAAAQLDAQVEVRLGDATDSLTALEAHAPFDLVFLDADKGRYDRYAAWAFANLREGGVLLADNVYFFGRLLDEEDPDAAAMRRFHTEVAGRFASTVIPTPDGLLLGLKTPAKTP, via the coding sequence ATGGCGGATCCGCGCTCGAGGGAAGGTGCGCGCTATGGCACTCCAGAGGTCGTCGCGTGGCTCGACGGGCTGCACGCGCGGCACGACACGCCGCTGTCCGAGGCGTTCGAGGCCGACACGCGGCACGGCCTGCCTTCGATCCAGGTGGCGCCGTCGGAGGGCGCGCTGCTCGGCCTGATGGCCCGGCTGACCGGGGCGAAGAGGGCGGTCGAGGTCGGGACGCTCGCGGGCTACTCGGCGATTCACATGGCGCGCGGGATGGGGGAGGGCGGCCGGCTCTGGACCCTCGAGAACGACCCGAAGCACGCCGAGGTCGCGCGGGCCAACCTCGCGGCCGCGCAGCTCGACGCGCAGGTGGAGGTGCGGCTCGGGGACGCGACCGACTCGCTGACCGCGCTCGAAGCGCACGCTCCGTTCGATCTGGTCTTCCTCGACGCCGACAAGGGCCGCTACGACCGGTACGCGGCGTGGGCGTTCGCGAACCTCCGCGAGGGCGGGGTGCTCCTGGCGGACAACGTGTACTTCTTCGGCCGGCTCCTGGACGAAGAAGACCCCGACGCGGCGGCCATGCGGCGTTTTCACACGGAGGTCGCGGGGCGCTTCGCATCGACCGTGATTCCCACCCCGGACGGTCTCCTGCTCGGCCTCAAAACGCCCGCGAAAACGCCTTGA
- a CDS encoding cytochrome c3 family protein, which translates to MQIFPKSLNYLPLVAALGVAIGGGVATFVVVYYFSPRNLQVGYEPEQPVPYSHRLHAGQLGMDCRYCHANVERSQEAMVPPTQTCMGCHSLVKTESARLAPVRESWETGDPIEWVRVHNIPDHAYFAHDVHLAAGVGCVSCHGRVDQMEVVSVQTPLSMGWCLDCHRNPGEYENPDGTVGAIRPLSRITDLDWSPEEATEAESAEMRGLMARAVPPENCAGCHR; encoded by the coding sequence ATGCAGATATTTCCCAAGTCGCTCAACTACCTCCCGCTGGTCGCGGCGCTCGGCGTGGCCATCGGAGGCGGCGTCGCCACGTTCGTGGTCGTCTACTACTTCTCCCCCCGCAACCTGCAGGTCGGCTACGAGCCGGAGCAGCCCGTGCCGTACAGCCACCGCCTCCACGCGGGGCAGCTGGGCATGGACTGCAGGTACTGCCATGCGAACGTCGAGCGCTCGCAAGAGGCCATGGTGCCGCCGACGCAGACCTGCATGGGGTGCCACAGCCTGGTGAAGACCGAGTCGGCGCGCCTCGCGCCGGTGCGGGAGTCCTGGGAGACGGGCGACCCCATCGAGTGGGTGCGCGTCCACAACATCCCCGACCACGCGTACTTCGCGCACGACGTCCACCTCGCCGCAGGCGTGGGGTGCGTCAGCTGCCACGGGCGCGTCGACCAGATGGAGGTCGTGTCGGTGCAGACGCCGCTCAGCATGGGCTGGTGTCTGGACTGCCACCGAAATCCTGGGGAATACGAGAACCCGGACGGGACGGTCGGCGCCATTCGCCCGCTGTCTCGCATCACCGACCTGGACTGGTCGCCGGAAGAAGCCACCGAGGCGGAGAGCGCGGAGATGCGGGGCCTGATGGCCCGCGCCGTGCCCCCCGAGAACTGCGCTGGGTGCCACCGATGA